A single region of the Ahaetulla prasina isolate Xishuangbanna chromosome 13, ASM2864084v1, whole genome shotgun sequence genome encodes:
- the TTLL13 gene encoding tubulin polyglutamylase TTLL13 isoform X3, with translation MVTASRPEGVSGGAGLGPERMKIGREESSESENESDEEDEEEEEEEEGGGGLSDESANECLKRPETERKEPPRASPPDKGPEPGWEQLGAGPEEPTAEEGEPEEPRPKRKRRHRLLSINLANCKYESVRRAARRCGLKEVGEDEEWTVYWTDCSVSLERVMEMKRFQKINHFPGMAEICRKDLLARNLNRMLRLFPKEYCIFPRTWCLPADYGDFQAYGRMRKNRTYICKPDSGCQGRGIFITRNPKEIKHGEHMICQQYITKPFLIDGFKFDMRIYVLVTSCDPLKIFVYEEGLARFATMRYIEPNSSNLDDICMHLTNYAINKHNENFVRDDNTGSKRKLSTLNTWMREHSYDTAELWQDIEDIIIKTLIAAHPVLKHNYRTCFPNHISGCACFEILGFDILLDRKLKPWLLEVNHSPSFTTDSRLDREVKDALLCDAINLINLRACDKKKVLEEDKRRVKERLLQPHQQPREARREQMESSQAAWLAQAEKYENSHLGHYRRIFPSHGTEKYSPFFKHSGSLFQETVASKAREECARQQLEEIRQKQEQRENTAGRKKREVKESLQGESAGEKAQEKSKGKAALTRMAYSHSKTWSPKMASLQYDSMTPQAIVEEEEVERVKALLRRENLIRGLGIVDQLTRLLRSAEPKPVEVQRPHINVSECQPHFLQDVFNNHNTQDLMTLVPLSLLRGSAQELGRQILQQQPTARVQLLGNQGFIPTILGALSGLGPPREPQLHFQPPRNLSWLGPAMVGEPCTLARMLKAGGRRFASAKNKAEGKFHRARGLST, from the exons ATGGTGACCGCGTCGCGGCCCGAGGGAGTCTCTGGCGGCGCCGGGCTCG GGCCCGAGAGGATGAAGATCGGCCGAGAAGAGAGCAGCGAGTCCGAGAACGAAAGCgacgaggaggacgaggaggaggaggaggaggaggagggcggcgGCGGCCTGTCGGACGAATCTGCCAACGAATGCCTGAAGAGGCCGGAGACCGAGCGGAAGGAGCCTCCGCGCGCCTCCCCTCCGGACAAAGGCCCAGAGCCCGGCTGGGAACAGCTCGGGGCCGGCCCGGAGGAACCCACGGCGGAGGAGGGCGAGCCGGAGGAGCCCCGgccgaagaggaagaggaggcaccG GCTGCTTTCCATCAACCTCGCGAACTGCAAATACGAAAGCG TTAGGCGTGCTGCTCGGCGCTGTGGCCTGAAAGAAGTGGGGGAGGATGAGGAGTGGACTGTTTACTGGACTGACTGCTCAGTTTCACTGGAGCGTGTCATGGAAATGAAGAGGTTTCAG AAAATCAACCACTTTCCTGGCATGGCCGAGATCTGCCGCAAGGACCTGCTGGCCCGCAACCTCAACCGGATGCTGAGGCTCTTTCCCAAGGAGTACTGCATCTTCCCTCGCACCTGGTGCTTGCCAGCTGA CTATGGGGACTTCCAAGCCTATGGGCGAATGAGGAAGAACAGGACGTACATTTGCAAGCCGGACAGTGGCTGCCAGGGGAGGGGCATCTTCATTACCCGGAACCCCAAGGAAATAAAGCACGGCGAGCACATGATTTGCCAGCAGTATATTACTAAG CCCTTCCTCATTGATGGCTTTAAGTTTGACATGCGCATTTATGTCTTGGTCACCTCCTGCGACCCCCTGAAGATCTTTGTCTATGAGGAGGGGCTGGCCCGCTTTGCCACCATGAGGTACATCGAGCCCAACAGCAGCAACCTG GATGACATCTGTATGCACTTGACCAACTATGCCATCAACAAGCATAATGAGAATTTTGTGCGGGATGACAACACGGGCAGCAAGAG GAAGCTGTCCACCCTGAACACTTGGATGCGGGAGCACAGCTATGACACAGCTGAACTATGGCAGGACATTGAGGACATCATAATCAAAACGCTCATTGCTGCTCACCCAGTTCTGAAGCACAACTATCGCACTTGTTTTCCCAACCACATCTCTGGTTGTGCCTGCTTTGAGATTCTGGGCTTCGACATCCTCCTTGATCGGAAACTCAAACCGTGGCTTCTGGAG GTCAACCATTCTCCCAGCTTTACCACGGACTCGCGTCTGGATCGGGAAGTGAAGGATGCCTTACTCTGCGATGCAATCAATCTCATTAACCTGCGGGCCTGTGACAAGAAGAAGGTGCTGGAAGAAGACAAGAGGCGGGTGAAGGAGCGCCTTCTGCAGCCCCACCAGCAGCCCCGAGAGGCCAG GCGTGAACAGATGGAGAGCAGCCAGGCCGCCTGGCTGGCCCAAGCAGAGAAGTACGAGAACAGCCACCTGGGCCACTACCGGCGCATCTTTCCTTCACATGGCACTGAAAAGTACAGCCCTTTTTTTAAGCACAGTGGATCCCTCTTCCAAGAGACGGTAGCCTCCAAGGCCAGAGAAGAGTGTGCCAG GCAGCAGCTGGAGGAGATCCGTCAGAAGCAGGAGCAGAGGGAAAACACAGCTGGGAGGAAGAAACGGGAAGTGaaggagagcttgcagggggagtCGGCTGGAGAGAAGGCTCAGGAGAAGAGCAAGGGCAAGGCTGCCCTCACCCGAATGGCATACAGCCACAGCAAGACCTGGAGCCCCAAG ATGGCCTCCTTACAGTATGACAGCATGACTCCCCAAGCAAtagtggaggaagaggaagtcGAGAGAGTCAAGGCCCTCCTGCGTCGAGAAAACCTCATCCGGGGGCTTGGCATTGTTGACCAGCTGACCCGCCTGCTGCGCAGCGCCGAGCCAAAGCCTGTGGAAGTCCAGAGGCCCCACATCAATGTCTCTGAATGCCAG CCCCATTTTCTCCAGGATGTGTTCAACAACCACAACACCCAGGATCTGATGACCCttgtccccctctccctcctgagGGGCTCGGCTCAGGAGCTCGGCCGCCAGATCTTGCAGCAGCAACCCACAGCACGAGTCCAGCTGCTGGGAAACCAAGGCTTCATCCCAACTATCCTGGGTGCCCTCTCGGGCCTTGGCCCCCCTCGTGAGCCACAACTCCACTTCCAGCCACCCAGGAACCTCAGCTGGCTGGGCCCAGCCATGGTGGGCGAACCTTGCACTCTGGCGCGGATGCTGAAAGCAGGAGGGCGGCGCTTTGCCAGTGCCAAGAATAAAGCAGAAGGCA AGTTTCATCGAGCAAGAGGCCTCTCTACATGA